One stretch of Cygnus olor isolate bCygOlo1 chromosome 1, bCygOlo1.pri.v2, whole genome shotgun sequence DNA includes these proteins:
- the N4BP2L1 gene encoding NEDD4-binding protein 2-like 1, producing MPGSGALQVGLDHDAEVSATFTCRMKEATTNWRRKTESKVWCEGPERKEAEPTPRANRGQPSPSPSEASPGGAGAGSPPPPSPFRAGPGPRTTGAGPGRAGPGRMDERLLRALGGLSLQPPPRRRFGKSLVLLRGLPGSGKSTLARQLKYDYPSAVVLSTDDFFTRNGVYVFEPDFLEDAHKWNQKRARKAMKNGKSPVIIDNTNIHAWEMKPYVMMARENSYEVIFREPDTPWKFNVHELTRRNIHDVPRQKIQRMKEEYEHNVTFHSVLHSDQPSRDDRSATGPNTAYGLGAHSSPPPAFSHRRPRPARTNTVPFR from the exons ATGCCTGGAAGTGGAGCACTGCAGGTTGGCCTTGATCATGATGCTGAGGTGTCTGCCACTTTCACCTGCAGAATGAAGGAAGCAACCACAaactggaggaggaaaacagaaagcaaggtGTGGTGTGAAGgaccagaaagaaaagaggctg AGCCGACCCCTCGGGCTAACCGAGGGCAGCCCAGCCCTTCCCCGAGCGAGGCCTCCccgggaggggccggggccggctccccgccgcctccctcccccttccgggccgggcccggccctcGCACaaccggggccgggccgggccgggccgggccgggccgcatGGACGAGCGGCTGCTCCGAGCCCTGGGggggctcagcctgcagcccccgccTCGGAGGCGCTTCGGCAagagcctggtgctgctgcggGGCCTGCCGGGCTCCGGGAAGAGCACGCTGGCCAG acaaCTGAAATATGACTATCCCAGTGCTGTAGTTCTTAGTACTGATGACTTCTTTACTAGAAATGGTGTATACGTGTTTGAGCCTGACTTCCTAGAGGATGCACACAAATGGAACCAAAAGAGAG CACGCAAAGCAATGAAGAATGGGAAAAGCCCGGTTATTATTGATAACACCAACATCCATGCTTGGGAAATGAAGCCGTATGTGATGATG GCACGTGAAAATAGCTACGAAGTTATATTCCGAGAACCAGATACACCCTGGAAGTTCAATGTTCACGAACTGACAAG AAGAAATATCCATGACGTCCCTCGACAAAAGATACAACGGATGAAAGAAGAATACGAGCACAACGTTACCTTCCACAGCGTTCTCCATTCCGACCAGCCCAGCAGAGATGACAGAAGCGCCACGGGACCAAACACAGCTTATGGCCTGGGTGCCCACTCCAGCCCCCCGCCGGCCTTCTCACACAGAAGACCTCGCCCAGCACGCACGAACACTGTGCCATTTCGCTGA